In Pan paniscus chromosome 1, NHGRI_mPanPan1-v2.0_pri, whole genome shotgun sequence, the DNA window ctagccatatgtagaaagctgaaactggatcccttccttacaccttatacaaaaattaattcaagatggattaaagacttaaatgttagacctaaaaccataaaaaccctagaagaaaggctaggcaataccattcaggacataggcatgggcaaggacttcatgtctaaaacaccaaaagcaatggcaacaaaagccaaaatagacaaatgggatccaattaaactaaagagcttctgcacagcaaaagaaactatcatcagagtgaacaggcaacctacagaatgggagaaaatttttgcaatctactcatctgacaaagggctaatatccagaatctacaatgaactcaaacaaatttacaagaaaaaaacaaacaaccccatcaaaaagtgggcaaaggatatgaacagacacttctcgaaagaagacagttatgcagccaaaagacacatgaaaaaatgctcatcatcactggccatcagagaaacgcaaatcaaaaccacaatgagatatcatctcacaccagttagaatggcaatcattaaaaagtcaggaaacaacaggtgctggagaggatgtggagaaataggaacacttttacactgttggtgggactgtactagttcaaccattgtggaagtcagtgtggcgattcctcagggatctagaactagaaataccatttgacccagcaatcccattactgggtatatacccaaaggattataagtcatggaTTATAAGTCAAggattataaagacacatgcacacgtatatttattgcggcactattcacaatagcaaagacttggaaccaacccaaatgtccaacaatgataagactgaattaagaaaatgtggcacacatacaccatggaatactatgcagccataaaaaatgatgagttcatgtcctttgtagggacatggatgaggctggaaaccatcattctcagcaaactatcgcaaggacaaaaaaccaaacaccgcatgttctcactcataggtgggaattgaacaatgagaacacatggacacaggaaggggaacatcacactctggggcctgttgtggggtggggggaggggggagggttagcattaggagatatacctaatgttaaatgacgagttaatgggtgcagcacaccaacatggcacatgtatacacatgtaactaacctgcacattgtgcacatgtaccctaaaatttaaagtataattaaaaaataagaagtgtTGTCTGGGATGTGGAAAacttggaaccctcatacattgctggtgggaacataaattgGTGCTGGCACCTTAAAATGTCAAACATAGTTATGACCCGGCAATTCCATACCTacgtatatacccaagagaaatgaaaacatatgtccatgcaAAAACTTATACatggatgttcatagcagcattattcgtaATATCCCACAAGTGGGATATTATTAGCTATATTTAGTTATAAAATAGCCcaaagtggaaataacccaaatatttataaattgatgaatggataaatataaaatatgttctaggcaaggtgcggtggctcatgcctgtaatgccaacattttggaggctgaagtgggaggattgcttgaggccaggagttcgagaccagcctgggcaaatatagggagaccccatatctacaaaaaattaaaaaattagcttggtgtgatggcatgcacctgtaatcccagctactcgggaagctgaggtgggatgatcacttgagccctggaggtggaggctgtagtaagtggttgcaccactgcactccagctgggtgacagagtgagaccctgtctccaaaaaaaaaaaaattttctatctacacaatggaatattatgtggcaataaaaagggaatgaaatactgatacatgctacaacatagatgaaccttgaaaacatcatactaaatgaaagaagccagtcacaaagaccacatattttataattccattGATAGGAAATGTTTAGGATAGACAAATCTATAGagtcagaaagtagattagtggttgctggaGCTGGGAAGAGGATgggaatggagagtgactgctaatgggactgggtttctttttgaggtggcaAAAATGTTCTAACTTAGGTTATGCTAATTGTTCCACTATTCTGtgaatacaataaaatgcactgaactgtatactttaatGGGTGAcatatgtgaattacatctcaataaagctgttttttaaaaaaaaggtcacAGAGCCCTGAACAGTGTGGTAGAAGTGAGGGGAGATGGACATGGCGGAAGGCCCTGGACACACATCTTTATCCCTTTGTGTGGCTACTTGCAGTTCCCGCCAAACCGGACCCATCTCTTTGTCCCCAGAGGCGAAGTCCAGTGGACCTTGGTTTTTCACTTCAAGACCAGTTTTGGGGTCAAGGCTATTTCAACATGGCAGATAGTAAGAGTTTAACAAATGCTTGGTGAATGAACCTACATTGCATCAATGTACAGGTCACCACAAGTACTTAAGGCTGGAGCAGTctccagggctggggaggggatcTCAGCAGGTTTTTAAAGGAAGGGACAGAACTTAAGAGCTCCTAAAATGTTCCTTCAGAAGAACCCTGAGTCTAGAGGAGAGTTAACTCATACCTAACATGCAGTGAGAAAAGtctcacattttttctttaaattcttgtGCTGTATGCATCCTACTCTATATTTCCagcttgttttaatttaaaaatactgtaaattgCCATTCAGTAAAACAGATGCCTCAAGGAGTTGTGCTGTTTATTCTTGCATCCTGGAATACCTGTGGGTGTATGCTGCTATGTTCCCTCAGAGGAGCTCAGTCAACAAATACCCGGAGTGCCCGCTGTGTGCTTGGCACAAGGGGTGCTGTTGCCAACACAGGATCTGCCCTCATGGGACTTTCAGTTGAGAAATAAGTGCATAGCCCTGAGAGCAGAAAGAGCTTGGTGGAGAGGACAGAATTATGGGGGGCAGAGTTTGGAAGCTCGTAAGAACATTGCCTTAAATGAAGACCAACATTTATGCTCAGTGTTTTACTAGCAAAAAGTTGAAAACTGCCTAAATGTCTAATAGTGGAATGGCTAAAAAAATTATGGTGTTACCATGTAGTAGGATATTATGTagctatttaataataaaaaacaataaaggaaaagGCTTAtgatgaaattttatgtaaaaaatcttgaaaaaaaactatatataatatggtCTCAACATGTAAAACATACTCAGAAAAAATACCAGCATAGAATGCCCCAAATGCTAGTTGACTTTGGAGGGTAGAATTATGGGgggatttctctctctccccaaatTTTCTACAGTAAGTCTGGGTTATGTTATTAATAAACATCACATCTTTGATGCGGGAAGGCTAATCTACAGCTGCATGTGGGGGCAGGGCTAGAGATGAACCTGGAGTAGGGGCCACAGAGTAGACCGGGGAGGAAGGGCTAGAGATGGAGATGTGGGTGCCGTCTTCCTACAGGAGAGGTCAAAACAAACCCTGAGTGGGCACTGAGGGAGCCCGTGAAGAAACCGCAGAGGGCTGAGGAGTCTCGCGGGGCAGGAGGAGGAATTGGAGTCAGGGATGAGGAGAGTCAAGTGTCATGGAGCTGGGCAGAGATTCTAGGCAGAGTAGTATCTAGAAATCCTTGGAAGTCAAGGAGAGAGGTTGAAAGAGGAGCCCTCAGTGTAAAACCTTGTCTCCTTCCTAGAGTGGTGAGGTTAGATTTCAATGAGATATAGGAGAGTGATTAGCTATACAGGCTCTGGAGTTGGGCAGACCAGTTCAaacctcagtttcagaacttacAGCTAAGTGACCTTGGAAAAACTatctaacctctctgaacctgtttccccatctgttaaATGGAACCAATAAAAACCATTAGGTTATTTTTTGGATTAGATGAATAATGCATGGAAAGTGTtttgcacagtgcttggcacatatatgtactattttttttaagagacagaaccTTACTTAATCACCCATAGCTcatgtaacctcaaactcctggactcaagtgatcgtCTGTCACTTCAGCCCCCACTATgcctaactaaaaaaaaaaaatttctaaagatagggtcttgctatgctgctcaggctgacTGTGTACTAATTGGATGATGTCTATTATTATTGGTTTACTACAGTTGTTAATATTATGCAAAATATCTTTGATCTATAAAGAGCTTTTCCTGGTCCTTTGGGCAGGGCTTTCTCAGGGTAAGACGACCTCTGGATGCTCACCCTGCCCTCTTCACATCTCGTCCCCAGCTGTTTCCTCTGCCACCATGAGGAACATTTTCAAGAGGAACCAGGAGCCTATTGTggctcctgccaccaccaccGCCACGATGCCCATTGGACCCGTGGACAACTCCACTGAGAGTGGGGGTGCTGGGGAGAGCCAGGAGGACATGTTTGCCAAACTGAAGGAGAAGTTATTCAATGAGATAAACAAGATTCCCTGTGAGTGTCTCTGGTGGCTGAGAGGGTGGGGCAAGGCTAGAGTCTGGGAGAGGTGAAGAAGGGTGGGGATACCACTGGGATGTGATTGGCTGGGCTCTTTCCTAATGCTTAGATTTCAGGCTGGGTTTTTGGAGAGCCCCTGCAGGAATCGGGGAGGGGGAAGTAGGGTCTGCCACTAATGTGGCAAACAAGGGGGTTTATGTGCGTCAACTTCTCAGGGGAAGAAAAGTTCTTATAACTTAAAAAACTGTCTAAAGATGAAACCAAAAGGCGATGAAAAATTATGAAACAGAAGTCACTATTCAAGTTTGCCAATAatactttgaaatttattttggaagatagaaaataaaagccCTCTCTGCTTTTGAATTTCTGGCAGAGGCTGTATAGGAGACACCAGAGATGCAGATTAAGGGGGAGCAGCCACACTGGCGGGAGATGGTGCTTCAGAACCACAGAGAGCAGCCCAGGACCCATCCCCAGTTGGGTTTTGCAAAGCCCAGCAGCGGTCTAGGTCTAGACTCAAGGAGCTTGGCCTGCCTATCTGGCTATGCATCAGCCCTCTCAAGACTTGGAACAAGGGGCAGAGGCCAAAGGACTGATAAGCATCATCCCATCCTCTCTAGAGTGAGCCAGTCCTCCATAGATCACACTAGTAAAACTCAATAGAGCTAAACTGATATTCTTCCATGCATACACCTGGTTGCTACCTCTCAGCTAGCAGGCTATACCAACAAGGAcagtaggcaaaaaaaaaaaaaaaaaaaaaaaaaaaaagcaaggcatgATTGAAAAGGCATGCAAAGTATATGCACCTTACATACAAATCACTCATGGGTGTGTGGCTTTTAAAATGTGGGGTGTGGGCATTGTGGGATGGCAGTCATATTCCTCACCCATTTTTCCCAATGCTACGGGGTCAGGGGCTGCAAGGCATGGCACTGCTGACCCTGGGATCTTCTTTGTGTGGGCAGTACCACCCTGGGCACTGATCGCCATTGCTGTGGTTGCTGGGCTCCTGCTTCTCACCTGCTGCTTCTGCATCTGCAAGAAATGCTGctgcaagaagaagaagaacaagaaggagAAGGGCAAAGGCATGAAGAATGCCATGAACATGAAGGACATGAAAGGGGGTCAGGTAGGGCACATTGGTTGTGAGGGGGACTGGAAGGGGCTCAGCCCAGGCTTTCCTGATGCTGAAAGGGGAAGCAAAGGCTCCTGGGCTTCCACAGCCAAACCTGCTCCCCTCCTTAAAACTTGGCTCTCTCAGTTACATCTCTAGTATAACACCGTCTACCTGGAGGCCCCTGGGAGGGGGCGCCTTATTCCTGTGTTAGCATGAACTCATCCCTGGAAAGACAGTGAAGGAGAACAATATATTGACTCCCCAGTGAGGCTACTGGGACAAAATGTCGGAAAGAGACACCCCCACACCAGCAAGACACCATCAGTTAACCCTGTGTTTTCCTGCCAGAGAGACTGAAGGACAATATCTCATGGGAGGCATCTAACTGGGCATGGGGCGGGAATCAAATGAGGCAGAAGAGTGACCCTGAGGCACCAAGACAGAGCCAAGTGGAATCCATCATTAATCacatcataatttattttcccCTGTCTTTTGGTGTTGGTCAGCCTAGAaagctccttttcttcttttaagtttGCAGAGGCCTCTGTGTGCTTCCATTTCCCCCATGTTTGTTTGGGGGTGACTAGGAGGAATCTCTTGCTCAAGGAATCCATATGGAGGATGGAGGGAAGGGCTTGATCTCAGAAGCCAGGGATCTAAATGGCCtttgagtgcatgtgtgtgtgtatatgtcctTGCACGTGcaggtatgtgtatgtatgtgggcCCAAAAGGAacctgcagtgtgtgtgtgtgtgagagtgtgttgGGAGGGGTTCCAGGATGACTTGGGTGTAGCCCTTCCTGGTCTTGAGGAGTGGCTGTGGTGACTTCAGGGGCTGGTTTGAGCTGCAGGATTTTCTCTTACatcactttcttctttctctctccacctctgtgggctcactctgctcctgtctgcctgGACCGTACTTCTGGTATGTCTTGCCCAGGATGCGTGGGGCCTGAGCTGGGGAAAGTGTTTGGGAGAGGGCTTACAAGGGAAGTAAATCCTACCCCCACACCAGCCCCCAGAAGCTATGGAGCACTTGGCACAGGGCCTGGTCCCATAGCACACTGTGTCtcagaggcaggagagtggtgccCAAACCAGAGCCATGTCTCAAACACAGGGCTGGGGGTAGAGGAGCCACCTAGGGGTTCTGATGGGCGGAGGGTCCCATGGCAGGGCCACGTTCCCTCTTGTGTTCCCACCACACACAGCTCTGAGTCAGGGTCTACCACAGAGGGGCTGGTTTCCCGTCATCCTGTGCTAAGCCAGACTTCTCGGTCCTCCCCTTTTAACTTGTTCCCTCTCTCCCCCAGCTCCCACAGGATGACGACGACGCAGAGACAGGCCTGACTGAgggggaaggtgaaggggaggaggagaaagagccaGAGAACCTGGGCAAACTGCAGTTTTCCCTGGACTATGATTTTCAGGCTAATCAGGTATGCAGGGCTGTGGGGGCAGAGTGGGGGAATGGGGAGAGGCCTGGGAGTTGGGTGGAAGGGGGATAGAAACAGCTCCCTCAGAGATGTGTGGGCACTACTCCTTTCCATAGAATGAGGCAGGCTGGAAACTGCAGGGCCTATAGCTCTGGACATTGATGCTGGCTTGGCCACCAGCCTGCTTTGGGGAAGGTTCCAAGTTGATTATGCTATTAACCTCCCCACCAACCTTAGGCAAGGCAATTTCCCTTTCTCAGGTTTCCTAAATGCCATTCCAAATTCCTTGGGATGGAAATGGAGACCAACCTTCCTCTCTAGCACCAGCCTCCCGCCATTTCCCTGCCCCAACTGCCTCCTCTGGGACGGAATTGGTGGGTGCTGGGTCTGGGGCCAGTTGTGGTATTGGAGCAGTCCTGAGACTCAGGCcccttctccccatctctctccacaGCTTACTGTGGGCGTTCTGCAGGCTGCTGAACTGCCTGCCCTGGACATGGGAGGCACCTCAGACCCTTATGTCAAGGTCTTCCTCCTTCCtgacaagaagaagaaatatgagACCAAAGTCCATCGGAAGACACTGAACCCTGCCTTCAATGAAACCTTCACCTTCAAGGTGCTGAGGGCTGGAAGGGTGACTCCAGCTCCCTGCCTGATCCCAATTCTCTGCTGAGTTCTACAGACCTTTCCTTGGTCCTTAGCCATGGCTCAGCCTGGAACAATGGCAGCCTTGACTGCAGGGCTACCCCGGCCTCTATGGAGGATCGGgatccctcccaccccaccctcacacTCTGCTCCCCAAAAGCCTTGGTCTTTGTCTGTCTCGGCACACTAACCTGGACCCTGTGGGCTGGAATGCAGGCCCCTGCACATAGCACCCCTGGAGGTGCGTGAGTCGCTCTGGCCCCCTCTGATTCTGCTTGTGCCCTGCAGGTGCCATACCAGGAGCTTGGGGGCAAAACTCTGGTGATGGCCATCTATGACTTTGACCGCTTCTCCAAACATGACATCATTGGAGAGGTAAAGGTGCCTATGAACACAGTGGACCTCGGCCAGCCCATTGAGGAGTGGAGAGACCTGCAAGGCGGGGAAAAGGAGGAGGTAAGAGCAGAGAAGAGGCTAGGTTGGGCAGAAAGACGAATGTACAGGTGGGCTTCCACCTCTTGGCATGATGGAAACAGGGTGGGCTTTGGAGGCAGACGACCTGTGTTAGGATCCCAGCTCCACActgcctggctgtgtgaccctgggcaagttgctTACACTCTTTGGACTCGGGTTCCCTCCTTTAGtctttttttacagatgaggattcATTACCTGCATAAAGCGCCTAGCGCAGCGACTGGTATTTGGTAggtactcaaataaataaaaacaccatTATTATTGTTACTCCTAAGCTTCTGCTATTACCTAAGGCCAGTGATTCatgcctctgtgcctcagttcacCCACAAGAAAAGTTCATGTTTGTTCTAAAGGATACTCAGCAAAGGGACTTGTCCTCCCAGAACTGCTACAGCATCCATTCACTcactaaatatttgctgagcaatTGCTGTGTACCTAAAACTCCATTTTAGCCATTCTTCCTTCTGGGCATCAATCATTTGTCTTGGCCAGGGCCCTGCTACCTGGCACACTCTAGGCAGTGATGGAGGGCTGAGTAGAGAAGCTTAAGAcatccttttttcccttttgtccCCTGTGCCTGGGAGGAAGGCCAGCACACCTGAACCAGGACCTGTGTGATGTGGTCAGTCTTGCCCTGGGTGGCTTTGACTTTGAGCAGCTTTGACTCTGCAGTGTGGTGTTGGCCTTAGGAATTAGGAGCCCTGGGTCCTCAGCCTGCCTACAGTGCTAAATtgttgtgtgactttgagcaaaccATGGCCTCTGGGAACCTCAGTTTCTCATTGGTTACAAAGAATTCTTGTCTTGTTTACATCAAAGAGTTGCAGTGATAGTAACAAAAGGGATGCAAATTGCTCCGAAAACCACAAATCATACTACAAGTGGAATGGTCCACAAGGAGAGATCTTGGTGGGTGGGACTGTTAAGGGAAAGAAGGCTTCTGAGACATTCAGTCCCCCAGGGCCCTTGGTGGTGGACACGTGGCTAACCCACCCGCTTCTCGCACACCTTCCCACCTTACCAGGGCCTGGGGTGGGAGCGCAAACATACTCCCAACCTCCCAGATCCCGGATCCACCCAGGGATCCCTCCCTCAGTCCTGCCACCGCAGCTGTCCTCTACCCCCCTCATCTGTCAGCATCCTCAGCCCACGGCTCCTGAGGTCCCAACCTGTCACTTTCAGGGACTTTGTTGCACTGCATCAGGGGGACCCAAGGTCAGATGCTGGAAGACCTTCTCGGCCATCACATATATGGGGACTGGTGATGAGGGAGGCAGGGACACATCACTGCCTTGCTAATTTTGGCAAGAAAGAGGTCAGCCATGAGAGAGGCACTAGGATGGGTGAGATGACCCAAGTCCTGCTCTTCCCCTGGACAGCCGGAGAAGCTGGGCGACATCTGCACCTCCCTGCGCTATGTGCCCACGGCCGGGAAGCTCACTGTCTGCATCCTGGAGGCTAAGAACCTCAAGAAGATGGACGTGGGCGGCCTTTCAGGTACGTGGAGAGCTTCTGGCTGCCATTGGGTGGCACCAGCGAGCCAGTCAGCACCAAGTCCCAGAGTTTGCACACTCCAGTGAAGAGGAACACTTTGCTGCCCTGGGACTGAGATGTCTCCTCGAGGAGCGGGGGAGCCTTAGCTTCCCAAGCCCTCCTTTTCTCCAAGGGCCCCTTGTCCCCATCAGAGCTGCCTTCCCAGCGCTCTCTGGCCATGCACTGTGGGCTACAGAGAAAAGGATCAGAGAAATTTCATCCCCAGATAAGTTTGTGACTTAGGATTTTACTTCTCCCAGGGAAATGAGCAGGGCTTAGCCCAAAGCACGACACCACAATCGAGACATGTTTCCAGAAGAGGCTGTAGGCTCTGCTGGCTCTGCCCTGGGaaggggagggtgaggcaagggAGTGGAAGATGCTCTGAATATCACATTTACCTGGCAGTGAATGGGGCTGGCCCATGGCACAGGGCTCTAGTGGATGAAGCCTGCTGCCTCAGCTGCCTTCCCAGAGAATCAGCCCTGGGCATGGGCTCCAACCAGCGCGTTTCAGTGccagcctggctctgtcactgacccgctgtgtgacctcgggcaggtcatttctgttctttggcctcagtttcttgtCTGCAAGATTAGGAGGATCGGATTGGGATTATGACCCAGCAGATGTGTGTCCTGACTTCAGCACTCCCCACCCACTCCCCAGTACAGGATTACAGATGAAT includes these proteins:
- the SYT2 gene encoding synaptotagmin-2 isoform X1 — protein: MRNIFKRNQEPIVAPATTTATMPIGPVDNSTESGGAGESQEDMFAKLKEKLFNEINKIPLPPWALIAIAVVAGLLLLTCCFCICKKCCCKKKKNKKEKGKGMKNAMNMKDMKGGQLPQDDDDAETGLTEGEGEGEEEKEPENLGKLQFSLDYDFQANQLTVGVLQAAELPALDMGGTSDPYVKVFLLPDKKKKYETKVHRKTLNPAFNETFTFKVPYQELGGKTLVMAIYDFDRFSKHDIIGEVKVPMNTVDLGQPIEEWRDLQGGEKEEPEKLGDICTSLRYVPTAGKLTVCILEAKNLKKMDVGGLSDPYVKIHLMQNGKRLKKKKTTVKKKTLNPYFNESFSFEIPFEQIQKVQVVVTVLDYDKLGKNEAIGKIFVGSNATGTELRHWSDMLANPRRPIAQWHSLKPEEEVDALLGKNK
- the SYT2 gene encoding synaptotagmin-2 isoform X2, which codes for MRNIFKRNQEPIVAPATTTATMPIGPVDNSTESGGAGESQEDMFAKLKEKLFNEINKIPLPPWALIAIAVVAGLLLLTCCFCICKKCCCKKKKNKKEKGKGMKNAMNMKDMKGGQDDDDAETGLTEGEGEGEEEKEPENLGKLQFSLDYDFQANQLTVGVLQAAELPALDMGGTSDPYVKVFLLPDKKKKYETKVHRKTLNPAFNETFTFKVPYQELGGKTLVMAIYDFDRFSKHDIIGEVKVPMNTVDLGQPIEEWRDLQGGEKEEPEKLGDICTSLRYVPTAGKLTVCILEAKNLKKMDVGGLSDPYVKIHLMQNGKRLKKKKTTVKKKTLNPYFNESFSFEIPFEQIQKVQVVVTVLDYDKLGKNEAIGKIFVGSNATGTELRHWSDMLANPRRPIAQWHSLKPEEEVDALLGKNK